A genomic window from Tachyglossus aculeatus isolate mTacAcu1 chromosome 27, mTacAcu1.pri, whole genome shotgun sequence includes:
- the AKAP3 gene encoding A-kinase anchor protein 3 codes for MSDKVDWLQSRSGVCKVDVYAPEDGQEQGWKMTEETLSMLKDAPSDPVQVLSRLRRDLERCTLGLQATGLPPPAATDPAADTRSTFAMDYCTSGPGGVPGKLRLEVTSTSPSRPSSGRSEAPPAECSVDEVSFYANRLTNLVIAMARKEIGEKADGGEQPCVHRGDRASEVGPPAGQSPSMVAAQLVDAAVSHCSGEVARDRAPGDGDRARVGSRSPPQLRYMSKMKVRETTRPPGAGARPSSKKTVFYKEVLEAREAGGRRGLLGEGRARTGAASARPERTNDFAASVSQGIVTYANSVVSDMMVSIMKTLKIQVQDTTVATILLKRVLLRHAKEVVSDLIDSFMKNLHNVTGSLMTDTDFVSAVKRSLFDHGSQKATDIMDAMLGKLHTVMVAQPPAEKSDRVSFLSVNTTQDGRGRGRGVSCSAMRAEAKARGRPSTPGAAAPGPARDKTCAETLGEHLIKEGLTLWHKNQQKGGGSPLIQRGCLKNPGQPTARPDRKAGAETPQLIIPAPGKGLLGKPEPLPPNTDSWAKDLIVSALLLIQYHLAQQGATLDPQAFVEAAGGAPAAPAPPSPASTPSQALPSSGQDSLKSAQEATRPREDSDKRDLMGIFFNFVKNLLTETIFKSDEAPDPKPDSKQATSGTQGGEATRPGSSRSSGGGSGGGGPLAGLTKMVAHQLDGGVPGQLVENLMDSVMKLCLIIANSCDVPLGGLVGAKPGGGGWPAPAVPEGASDGLPDAGMAEAVLHNAFQAIQNELRLGLGPSDRPPPPIGPVPKVVVSNHSVADTVQNKQLQAVLQWVAASELNVPILYFAGDDEGIQEKLLQLSATAVNKGRSVGEVLQAVLRYEKERQLDEAVGNVTRLQLLDWLLVNL; via the exons ATGTCCGATAAGGTCGACTGGCTACAAAGCCGGAGTGGAGTTTGCAAGGTTGACGTTTACGCTCCTGAAGACGGGCAAGAACAGGGATGGAAAATG ACGGAGGAGACCCTGTCCATGCTGAAGGATGCACCCTCAGACCCCGTTCAGGTGCTCAGCCGGCTCCGCCGTGACCTGGAGAGGTGCACGCTGGGACTCCAGGCCACCGGcctccccccgcccgccgccaCCGACCCTGCCGCCGACACACGCAGCACCTTCGCCATGGACTACTGCACTTCAGGCCCCGGGGGTGTGCCGGGCAAGCTGCGCCTGGAGGTGACCTCGACCAGCCCGTCGCGGCCGTCCAGCGGCCGGAGCGAGGCCCCGCCCGCCGAGTGTTCCGTGGACGAGGTCTCCTTCTACGCCAACcgactcaccaacctggtcatcGCCATGGCCCGCAAGGAGATCGGCGAGAAGGCGGACGGCGGCGAGCAGCCGTGCGTCCACCGGGGCGACCGCGCCTCAGAGGTCGGCCCGCCAGCCGGTCAGAGCCCCAGCATGGTGGCGGCCCAGCTGGTGGACGCCGCCGTGTCCCACTGCTCCGGGGAGGTGGCCAGAGACAGGGCCCCGGGGGACGGCGACCGGGCCCGAGTGGGCTCCCGGAGCCCCCCGCAGCTGCGCTACATGAGCAAGATGAAGGTCCGTGAGACCACCCGGCCGCCCGGCGCCGGGGCCCGGCCCTCGTCCAAGAAGACGGTCTTCTACAAGGAGGTGCTGGAGGCCCGGGAGGCCGGCGGGCGGCGGGGCCTGCTGGGCGAGGGGCGGGCAAGGACCGGAGCAGCCTCTGCGCGGCCCGAGAGGACCAATGACTTCGCGGCCTCCGTGAGCCAGGGCATCGTGACCTATGCCAACAGCGTGGTGTCCGACATGATGGTCTCCATCATGAAGACCCTGAAGATCCAGGTGCAGGACACGACGGTGGCCACCATCCTGCTCAAGCGGGTCCTCCTGAGACACGCCAAGGAGGTGGTCTCGGACCTCATCGACTCCTTCATGAAGAACCTGCACAACGTCACGGGCTCCCTCATGACCGACACCGACTTCGTCTCGGCCGTCAAGAGGAGCCTGTTTGACCACGGCAGCCAGAAGGCCACCGATATCATGGACGCCATGCTGGGCAAACTCCACACCGTCATGGTGGCCCAGCCTCCCGCCGAGAAGTCCGACCGGGTCTCCTTTCTGTCCGTAAACACGACGCAGGACGGCCGGGGCCGAGGGCGTGGCGTCAGCTGCTCCGCCATGCGAGCCGAGGCCAAGGCCCGGGGCCGACCGTCCACCCCCGgcgccgccgcccccggcccggcccgtgaCAAGACCTGCGCCGAGACCCTCGGAGAGCACCTCATCAAAGAGGGACTCACCCTGTGGCACAAGAACCAGCAGAAGGGGGGCGGGTCCCCGCTGATCCAGCGCGGGTGTCTCAAGAACCCCGGACAACCGACCGCCCGACCTGACCGGAAGGCGGGGGCCGAGACCCCTCAGCTGATCATCCCGGCCCCTGGCAAGGGGCTCCTGGGCAAACCCGAGCCCCTGCCCCCGAACACGGATTCCTGGGCCAAAGACCTGATCGTGTCAGCCCTGCTGCTGATCCAGTACCACCTGGCCCAGCAGGGTGCCACCCTGGACCCCCAGGCCTTTGTGGAGGCCGCGGGTGGGGCTCCCGCGGCCCCTGCGCCTCCGTCGCCCGCCTCCACGCCATCCcaggccctcccctcctctggccaGGACAGCCTCAAGTCGGCCCAGGAGGCCACCCGCCCGCGGGAGGACTCGGACAAGAGGGATCTGATGGGCATCTTCTTCAACTTTGTCAAGAACCTACTCACCGAGACCATCTTCAAGAGCGATGAGGCTCCGGACCCCAAGCCGGACTCCAAACAGGCCACTTCGGGCACCCAGGGAGGGGAGGCCACGCGCCCGGGCTCCTCCAGGTCCAGCGGCGGTGGCAGCGGCGGTGGCGGCCCTCTGGCCGGGCTGACCAAGATGGTGGCCCACCAGCTGGATGGCGGCGTGCCCGGCCAGCTGGTGGAGAACCTGATGGATTCGGTGATGAAACTGTGCCTCATCATCGCCAACTCCTGCGACGTGCCCCTCGGCGGGCTGGTGGGGGCCAAGCCTGGGGGCGGAGGCTGGCCGGCGCCCGCCGTCCCAGAGGGGGCCTCGGACGGCCTCCCTGACGCCGGCATGGCCGAGGCCGTGCTGCACAACGCCTTCCAGGCCATCCAGAATGAGTTGCGGTTGGGACTGGGCCCGAGcgaccgccccccgccgcccattGGGCCGGTCCCCAAGGTGGTCGTCAGCAACCACAGCGTGGCCGACACCGTGCAGAACAAGCAGCTGCAGGCCGTGCTCCAGTGGGTGGCCGCCTCTGAGCTCAACGTCCCCATCCTCTACTTCGCCGGAGACGACGAGGGGATCCAGGAGAAG CTCCTGCAACTCTCAGCCACCGCGGTGAACAAGGGGCGCAGCGTGGGCGAGGTCCTGCAGGCCGTACTGCGCTACGAGAAGGAGCGGCAGCTGGACGAGGCCGTGGGCAACGTCACccgcctgcagctcctggactggCTGCTGGTCAACCTGTGA